The genomic region GGCTCGTCGAGGAGCACGACGTCGAAGCGGCTGAGGAGGAGCGCCGCGAGGGCCACTCGGGCGGCCTGGCCGCCGGAGAGGCCCGCGGTGGGGAGCTCCGGATCGAGGTCGAGCCCGAGCTCCGCGAGCGTCACGGGCAGGCGCTCGTCGAGGTCGGCCGCGCCGCTCGCCATCCAGCGGTCGAGCGTCGTCCCGTACGCGTCGTCCGCGCCGGGCAGTCCCTCGCCGAGCGCGACGGCCGTGCGATCCAGCTCGGCCGAGGCCTCGGCGCAGCCCGTGCGGCGGGCGACGTAGCCGGCGACCGTCTCGCCCGGGATCCTCTCGTGCTCCTGCGGCAGCCAGCCGATGAACGCGTCGGCGGGCGAGAGCAGCACGCGGCCGTCCTGCGGCGCGTCGACGCCCGCGAGGAGCCGCAGCAGCGTGCTCTTGCCTGCGCCGTTCGCGCCGACGAGGCCGACGACGTCCCCGGGCGCGACCGTGAGGTCGAGCCCGGAGAACAGCGTGCGGTGCCCGTGGCCTCCGGCGAGGCCGCGGGCGACGAGGGTCGCGGTCACGAGGCCTGCGCGCGCTCGAGCACGAGCTCGCGGACGCGGGCCGCGTCCGCCTGGCCGCGCATGGCCTTCATCACGGCGCCGATGACGGCGCCGGCGGCCTGCACCTTGCCGTCGCGGATCTTCGCGAGCACGTCGGGCTGCGCCTGCAGCGCCGCGTCGATCGCCTCGATGAGCGGGCCGTCGTCGGACACGACCGCGAGCCCGCGGGCGTCCACGACCTCCTGCGCCGTGCCTTCGCCGTCGATGACGCCCTCGATCACGTCGCGCGCGAGGCGGTTCGTCAGCGTGCCGGCCTCGACCAGCTCGATGACGGACGCGACCTGCGCGGGGCTGATGAGCGTCGCCGCGTCCACACCGCGCGCGTTCGCGATGCGGGCGATCTCGCCCGTCCACCACTTGCGCGCCGTCTGCGGGGCGGCCCCGGCCTCGACCGTGTCCACCAGCTCGGTGAGGAGCCCGGAGTTCACGACGTCCTGGAACTCGAGGTCGGTGAAGCCCCACTCGGCCTTGAGGCGACGGCGGCGGATCGCGGGCGCCTCGGGCAGGGCCGCCCGCAGCTCCTCGATCAGCTCGGCGCTCGGCTGCACGGGCAGCAGGTCGGGCTCCGGGAAGTAGCGGTAGTCGTCGGCGTCGCTCTTCGGGCGGCCAGCCGAGGTGCGGCCGGTGTCCTCGTGCCAGTGCCGTGTCTCCTGCGTGATCGTGCCGCCGGACGCGAGGATCGCCGCCTGGCGCTGGATCTCGTAGCGGATCGCGCGCTCGACGCTGCGGAGCGAGTTGACGTTCTTCGTCTCCGTGCGGGTGCCGAGCTTCCCGGATCCGCGCGGGCTCAGCGAGATGTTCGCGTCGCAGCGCAGGTTGCCGCGCTCCATCTTCGCGTCGGAGATGCCGAGCGCCACGACGATGTCGCGGATGGTCGACACGTACGCCTTCGCGAGCTCGGGGGCCTCGGCCTCCGCGCCGTAGATGATGTCGGTGACGATCTCCACGAGCGGCACTCCGGCGCGGTTGTAGTCGACCAGCGAGTGGTCGGCGCCCTGGATGCGGCCCGTCGCACCGCCCACGTGCGTGAGCTTCCCGGCGTCCTCCTCCATGTGCGCGCGCTCGATCGGCACCGTGACGATGCGGCCGTCGGGCATCTCGACCTCGACGGAGCCGCGGAACGCTATGGGCTCGTCGAACTGGCTGATCTGGTAGTTCTTCGCGAGGTCCGGGTAGAAGTAGTTCTTCCGGGCGAAGCGCGAGCTGGGCGCGATCTCGCAGCCGAGCGCGAGGCCCAGGCTGATCGAGTAGCGCACCGCCTGCTCGTTCACCACGGGCAGCGAGCCCGGGAGACCCAGGTCGACCGGCGTGATGTTGGTGTTGGGCTCGCCGCCGAAGAAGTTCGGGGCGTCGGAGAACATCTTCGTGCGCGTGTTCAGCTCCACGTGCACCTCGAACCCGAGCACGGGCTCGAACATCTCGATGGCCTTGTCGTAGTCCATCAGCTCGGCCTTGGCCATCAGTGCGTGTCTCCGTCCGTGGTGCGGCGCGCGGCGCGCGCGAGCTCGGGTGCCTGGGCGAGCAGGGGTCCGCCCCACTGCCGCTCGAGGATCCCCTCGAGCGCGGCGCCGACCGTGTAGAGGCGCGCGTCCTCGCGGGCGGGCGCCATGAACTGGATCCCGACGGGCAGGCCGTCCTCGGGCGCGAGCCCGATGGGGAGGCCGATGCCGGGGACGCCCGCGAGGTTCGCGGGGATCGTGGTGAGGTCGTTGAGGTACATCGCCAGTGGGTCGTCGAGCTTCTCGCCGAGCTTGAACGCCGTGGTGGGCGCCGACGGGGTGACCAGCACGTCGACCTGCTGGAACGCGGCGT from Clavibacter michiganensis subsp. insidiosus harbors:
- the gatB gene encoding Asp-tRNA(Asn)/Glu-tRNA(Gln) amidotransferase subunit GatB; protein product: MAKAELMDYDKAIEMFEPVLGFEVHVELNTRTKMFSDAPNFFGGEPNTNITPVDLGLPGSLPVVNEQAVRYSISLGLALGCEIAPSSRFARKNYFYPDLAKNYQISQFDEPIAFRGSVEVEMPDGRIVTVPIERAHMEEDAGKLTHVGGATGRIQGADHSLVDYNRAGVPLVEIVTDIIYGAEAEAPELAKAYVSTIRDIVVALGISDAKMERGNLRCDANISLSPRGSGKLGTRTETKNVNSLRSVERAIRYEIQRQAAILASGGTITQETRHWHEDTGRTSAGRPKSDADDYRYFPEPDLLPVQPSAELIEELRAALPEAPAIRRRRLKAEWGFTDLEFQDVVNSGLLTELVDTVEAGAAPQTARKWWTGEIARIANARGVDAATLISPAQVASVIELVEAGTLTNRLARDVIEGVIDGEGTAQEVVDARGLAVVSDDGPLIEAIDAALQAQPDVLAKIRDGKVQAAGAVIGAVMKAMRGQADAARVRELVLERAQAS